The DNA segment TTTTCCCTTTATCGAAAACTACTACACCACTAATACCTTCCTTTTTATATTTTACCATTTTCCGTATATAAGGAAAAAGAATAAGTTCCTCTTTTTTCATATGGGCACTTAAATTTACCGCAGTCGCATCAAACAGTTCTCTAATTTCAAAAAGCTCAGGATGTCTTTCTCCATGTACATCACATAGCTTCTGCAACTTCTGTTGAATAAAAGGAATATTCTCGGTTACATAGGCATGGTGTCTTTTCTCTATATAATCACAGAGCACATCCAATTCCAATCCGTCGATATACGCTGAATCAGGATCCTTTTGTGCGATCAATGCTTCTAATTCAGGAAGCAGCTGACTAACATCTACCTTTGATCTTTCACAGGCTTCCTTCAAACTAATGCCACCTCCACAGCAAAAATCAATATTATTTTTATCAAATAATTGAGCCGTTTTAAAATTCGCTTTAACAATTTCTCCAACGCTTGTTTTTTCATTTACATTCATGATATCATCTTTTATTTTTTACAAAGATATCATTTTTTTATAAAAGGACATGTATATCTTTTTATAAAAAATGATATCTTTGCCAGCATTCAACCCAACTCATATGTTAAAACCTCTTCTTGCGTATTGAAATAGCACAAAGAAAGCTTTACGGAAATAAAGCGCGACACCTTTAGGTGAATGAAAGTAAAGCAAGGCCGTTTTTTAATTAGATGCAATTTCATTGTAGAACAGATTTTCTAATACATGGGCTGGTATAACCTAAACACAAAAGTCATGAATACAAAAAAACTTTGGATTGGATTTACACTTGTAATGGTCATCTCCTTTGGAGTATTAGGGTATTATGGAAGGGAAATTTATCGTCAAGCCCCTCCTATACCCGAAAAAGTAGTGACAAGTAATGGTACCGTTTTATTCACCGGACAAAACATTAGAGATGGACAAAACATTTGGCAGTCCATGGGAGGACAAGAAGTAGGCACAATATGGGGGCATGGAGCATACCAGGCTCCAGACTGGACCGCAGATTGGTTACATAAAGAAGCAGTATATCTGTTGAATCGCTTTGCTCAGATAGAGTTCTCCTGTGACTATAAAGATTTAAATGAAGAAGAGCAAGCCATGCTACAGGTGAGACTTCAAAAGGAAATGCGCACCAATAGCTACGATAAGCATACCCAAACCCTGCACATCTCAGCACTCCGGGCAGAGGCTATCAAAGCAGTGAGCAGTCATTATGCAGGTTTATTTATGGATGACGAAAAGCTTGCTGATTTGCGCGAGGCCTATGCTATTCCGGCCAATAGCATCAAAGACAAAGATCGCATGTTCAAAATGAACACTTTTTTTTTCTGGGCTACGTGGGCCACGGTAACAGAACGTCCGGGACAAGAAGTTACCTATACCAATAATTGGCCGGCGGAAAAACTAGTTGGTAATGTACCCACAGGTTCTTTACATCTATGGACAGGGTTTAGTGTCATTATTTTATTACTTGGCATAGGATTGTTAGCTTGGTATTATGCCACCCGAAGAGAAGAACACGAAGAAGGTGCAAACGTTCCTGCAGTGAATCCTTTATCAGGCATCAAACAAACACCATCCATGAAAGCCACCCTGAAATATTTTTGGGTAGTAACGGCTCTTATTCTTGTGCAAATTATGATGGGGGTCATTACTGCGCATTATGGAGTGGAAGGAAACGGATTTTATGGATTACCACTGGCTGATATACTCCCCTACTCTATCTCACGCACATGGCACATTCAACTAGCCATATTCTGGATAGCTACCTCATGGTTGGCCACTGGTTTGTTTATTGCTCCTGCCGTATCGGGTAAGGAACCTAAATTTCAAAAGCTGGGTGTTGATATACTATTTGTCGCACTATTGGTGATTGTACTGGGTTCATTAGCCGGACAATGGATGGGAATTATGCAAAAATTAGGTCTATCCGAAAATTTTTGGTTTGGTCATCAGGGCTACGAGTATGTGGATTTAGGTCGTTTTTGGCAAATATTTCTTTTCCTGGGTTTATTTATCTGGCTTTTTCTAATGGGAAGAGCATTGTTACCTGCACTAAAAGAGCACAATGAGAACCGTCATTTACTATGGATGTTTTTAATTGCTTCCATTGCCATTGCAGCTTTTTATGGTGCTGGTTTAATGTGGGGACAACAAACACACCTGGCTATTGCTGAATATTGGCGCTGGTGGGTAGTACATTTGTGGGTTGAAGGATTTTTTGAAGTCTTTGCCACTGTAGCTATTGCCTTTTTATTTGTACGTATGCAATTATTAAAAGCCAGCGTAGCCACATCAAGTGTACTTTTCTCCACCATTATTTTCTTGTCAGGTGGAATACTCGGAACGTTTCATCATTTATATTTCTCAGGAACCCCCACTTCAGTGTTGGCATTGGGTGCCACATTTAGCGCATTAGAAGTAGCTCCACTGGTATTTATGGGATTCGAAGCTTATCACAACTTAAAACTCAGTCGTGTAAAAGAATGGGTAAGCGCCTACAAATGGCCCATTTATTTTTTCATTGCAGTAGCATTTTGGAATTTATTAGGTGCCGGTATCTTCGGGTTCTTAATCAATCCTCCTATTGCACTATACTATATGCAAGGATTGAATACAACGCCTGTTCATGGACATACGGCCATGTTTGGTGTATACGGGTTCCTGGGCATTGGTCTAATGCTTTTTGTACTGAGAGATATGGATATTACATTAAAATGGAAAGAAAAACCAATAAAAATAGCCTTTTGGGCAATGAATATCGGACTACTATTGATGGTATTAATCAGTGTATTGCCGGTTGGCTTGGCACAAACAGTAGCTAGTGTAAAATACGGCCTATGGTATGCACGCTCTGCCGAATTTTTAGGTACGCCTGCCATGGAAACCTTGCGATGGCTTAGAGCTATTGGAGATACTATTTTTGCAATTGGGGCCGTATATTTAGCCTATTTTATCTTTGGTTTAAAAGGAGGATGGTCTCTGACGAAATAGCTGACCCATAAAATTATTAAAAGCAAAACTTACAACTACAAAAAAAGGCTGGCCTGCATTACGCAAGTCAGCCTTATATTTTATGATATAAAATCATCAACAACGAAGCTATCCACCTTAAAGAACAGGCATGCTACATCAAATATTTTCAAGTAAAATATTCCCCATCTCCCATCAAATCACTACCACTGAAGCATTTTCACACCTTGTTCAAAAACAATATCACGTGGTATACCAGCTTCAGCAATCTTATCCAAATCTGCTTGTAATTCAGGTTGAATAAAACCAAGTTCCTGGATCATCTTTTGCGCTTTGGCATAATCACCATCTCCTTGCAACACCAATATCTCTCTCGAGAGCTCAATCATCGCTATGCGCATCTTATCAAAATCCACTTTGTATTTTCCACTGGCTTCATCCTTGGTAAATGCTCCTTTATCTTTAAAATAATTAAAACGGATCATATTGGCTTTTCCGTGCGAACTAGATGCTCCAAAACGAATAGATCGGAACAAACCGGCCATAAATGTCACATAGTTATCCATCAACACCTGATCTTCACCCAGCTCGTTCATTTGTGTCAACATATCCACCATATACAAACCTAAAATATCAGCTTTTCCTTCTTCAATGGCCGTTGATGTCTCTTTCAAGGCCTCACGAACAGTACCCGAACCATTCAAGGTATTCTTAATTCCCAAACCGTGCGCTACCTCATGAAACATGGTATTCTCAAAAAAAGCGTCAAAAGTCACGTTATTTTGTTGTTCATCAACAATCAGCAACTCACTAATGGGCAGTAAGATCTTATCAAACTTAGCTCTCATAGAGTTCTTCAATTGTATCTTACGGCTTCCTTTTTGCAAATGTACTTTAGGATCGTTAGGCAAATTAATGGCAATTGTTTTACTACCTGCATTACAATCGCCACCATAATAAACCACATCATAAGCTCCTAAATCGGAATCACATCCTGGAATTTCTGCTTTATATTTAGCATCCACTGGCAGTTCCTTTTGAAGCTTAGGCAATAAAGATGCAAAATGCGCCAGCTTTTCCGACCATTCCATATCTTTAATCAAGATATATGCTTCAAAGGATGTTTTTGCACCCAAAAGAGCATCTTCATAGTTTTCTATAGGCCCCACCACAAAGTCTATCTGATTATTCTTCATACTCATCCAAGCCAAATCACTCTCAAAGTACTCGCTATTTAATAATGCTTTCGCTCTTTTCTCCAAATAATCTTTAAAACCATCATCCTCAGCCAAGACTGCTGCTTGTTTAAGCAAGTCTGCTGCTTTTTTCAACGCTCCGGCATAGGCCACGTGATAGGGGATTACTTTCAGTTTTCCCTCACCATCTCTTTCAATAATCGTATACTGACTATTTTTTGCCTCATCTTCCAAAGCTTCAAATTCCTCCTTGGTCATATCATGTGGATAAAATTGCGCACCCGCTGGCTTCTTACCAATTCCTTCAATGAAAGAGGAATTTCCATTCAGCCGTTCCCATGGACCATAATTAATTTCCAGGTACTTTTTGACATACGGGTCATCCACCCTCGACATCAAAGCTTGCTTATCTCCCCATGCTTGTTGCCAGAAAAGATCATCCATAACTTGAGCCGCTTCAAACAAGAGAGGTAACATTTTTTTTGATTGACAGATAAGGAAGAAACGTCAGCTGTAAGTTTAAACGAAGCAAACTCTTCCACTTTCTCCTTTACATTTGGGATAGATGCTGCATATTTGGTTTCCTCAGCCTCAGGACACTGACAAGAAAACAAAAAAACACCCAACCCGAATAGATACAAATAATTCTTCATTTTTTCTATATTTTGTTATTGGATACTATTGACAGCAAATATAGTTAATTTTAACCGGGCTCCACACTGAATTTTATCCACTTTCAGGCAGCCCCCTCTATTAAAACAGGGGCAACCATAAAATCACTATAAAAAAAACACCTCATCAAAGAATAAAAATGTTCTTTCATTAAAAACGGATACTCATTAAACCAAACACATTTCTACCGGGAGCAAAAATAGGACCAGATGTTCCATGTACCGAACGACTTAAATGTTCATAATAGTTTTCATTAAACAAGTTATTCACTCCCGCACTCACTTGAATAGAATGAGAAATCGTATATGAAAGTTTTACGTCTAGCAATGAAAACGAAGGTGTTTTAGTTTCTCCAAATTCATTAGACACACGCGATTGCTCCATCACGTGACGAAAACTAAGTTCTGGTTGCAATTTTTCACTAAAATAATCACCTCGCAA comes from the Saccharicrinis fermentans DSM 9555 = JCM 21142 genome and includes:
- a CDS encoding nitric-oxide reductase large subunit: MNTKKLWIGFTLVMVISFGVLGYYGREIYRQAPPIPEKVVTSNGTVLFTGQNIRDGQNIWQSMGGQEVGTIWGHGAYQAPDWTADWLHKEAVYLLNRFAQIEFSCDYKDLNEEEQAMLQVRLQKEMRTNSYDKHTQTLHISALRAEAIKAVSSHYAGLFMDDEKLADLREAYAIPANSIKDKDRMFKMNTFFFWATWATVTERPGQEVTYTNNWPAEKLVGNVPTGSLHLWTGFSVIILLLGIGLLAWYYATRREEHEEGANVPAVNPLSGIKQTPSMKATLKYFWVVTALILVQIMMGVITAHYGVEGNGFYGLPLADILPYSISRTWHIQLAIFWIATSWLATGLFIAPAVSGKEPKFQKLGVDILFVALLVIVLGSLAGQWMGIMQKLGLSENFWFGHQGYEYVDLGRFWQIFLFLGLFIWLFLMGRALLPALKEHNENRHLLWMFLIASIAIAAFYGAGLMWGQQTHLAIAEYWRWWVVHLWVEGFFEVFATVAIAFLFVRMQLLKASVATSSVLFSTIIFLSGGILGTFHHLYFSGTPTSVLALGATFSALEVAPLVFMGFEAYHNLKLSRVKEWVSAYKWPIYFFIAVAFWNLLGAGIFGFLINPPIALYYMQGLNTTPVHGHTAMFGVYGFLGIGLMLFVLRDMDITLKWKEKPIKIAFWAMNIGLLLMVLISVLPVGLAQTVASVKYGLWYARSAEFLGTPAMETLRWLRAIGDTIFAIGAVYLAYFIFGLKGGWSLTK
- the ric gene encoding iron-sulfur cluster repair di-iron protein yields the protein MNVNEKTSVGEIVKANFKTAQLFDKNNIDFCCGGGISLKEACERSKVDVSQLLPELEALIAQKDPDSAYIDGLELDVLCDYIEKRHHAYVTENIPFIQQKLQKLCDVHGERHPELFEIRELFDATAVNLSAHMKKEELILFPYIRKMVKYKKEGISGVVVFDKGKSAIEVMQAEHESEGERFEKIAKLTSSYTCPADGCSTYRVSYQTLKDFENDLHRHIHLENNILFKKALNLERELINE
- a CDS encoding dipeptidyl-peptidase 3 family protein — its product is MDDLFWQQAWGDKQALMSRVDDPYVKKYLEINYGPWERLNGNSSFIEGIGKKPAGAQFYPHDMTKEEFEALEDEAKNSQYTIIERDGEGKLKVIPYHVAYAGALKKAADLLKQAAVLAEDDGFKDYLEKRAKALLNSEYFESDLAWMSMKNNQIDFVVGPIENYEDALLGAKTSFEAYILIKDMEWSEKLAHFASLLPKLQKELPVDAKYKAEIPGCDSDLGAYDVVYYGGDCNAGSKTIAINLPNDPKVHLQKGSRKIQLKNSMRAKFDKILLPISELLIVDEQQNNVTFDAFFENTMFHEVAHGLGIKNTLNGSGTVREALKETSTAIEEGKADILGLYMVDMLTQMNELGEDQVLMDNYVTFMAGLFRSIRFGASSSHGKANMIRFNYFKDKGAFTKDEASGKYKVDFDKMRIAMIELSREILVLQGDGDYAKAQKMIQELGFIQPELQADLDKIAEAGIPRDIVFEQGVKMLQW